One window of the Pseudochaenichthys georgianus chromosome 21, fPseGeo1.2, whole genome shotgun sequence genome contains the following:
- the tnfaip6 gene encoding tumor necrosis factor-inducible gene 6 protein: MNCFSLLCSLGFLLKEAQAWGFKNGIFHNSIWLEQAAGVYHRESRKGRYQLTYKEAKAVCKYEGGKLATHEQLEAARQIGFHVCAAGWFDRGHVGYPIVKPGANCGFGKIGVVDYGVRRNKSERWDVYCYNPDSKECGGTLTDPQRIIQSPGFPEEYQDEQICYWHIRVRLGQRIQLLFQEFDLEEDSGCLADYLEVYDSYDDVSGFAGRYCGDYLPDDITSTGNVMTLKFLSDASVTAGGFRLQYVTFDDTLFSQNQSHYFL, from the exons ATGAACTGCTTCTCTCTGCTCTGCTCGCTGGGCTTTCTGCTCAAAGAGGCGCAGGCATGGGGCTTCAAGAACGGAATATTTCATAACTCCATCTGGCTGG AACAAGCAGCTGGAGTTTACCACCGGGAATCACGCAAAGGGAGATACCAGCTGACGTATAAAGAAGCCAAGGCCGTCTGCAAATACGAGGGGGGGAAGCTGGCCACTCACGAACAACTGGAGGCTGCTCGTCAAATAG gTTTCCATGTGTGTGCAGCCGGATGGTTCGACAGAGGGCATGTTGGGTACCCCATCGTTAAACCGGGCGCTAACTGTGGCTTTGGGAAGATCGGTGTTGTGGACTACGGAGTGAGAAGAAACAAGAGTGAGAGATGGGATGTGTACTGCTACAATCCAGACT CTAAGGAGTGTGGGGGGACGCTGACGGACCCTCAGAGGATCATCCAGTCTCCAGGCTTCCCCGAGGAGTACCAGGACGAGCAGATCTGCTACTGGCACATCCGGGTGCGCCTGGGCCAGAGGATCCAGCTGCTCTTCCAGGAGTTCGACCTGGAGGAGGACTCGGGCTGCCTGGCCGACTACCTGGAGGTCTACGACAGCTACGACGACGTCTCAGGGTTCGCTGGCAG ATACTGTGGCGATTATCTACCTGACGATATCACCAGTACAG GAAACGTGATGACGCTGAAGTTCCTGTCTGACGCTTCAGTCACAGCTGGAGGCTTCAGACTGCAATACGTCACCTTTGATGATACTCTGTTCTCTCAGAATCAGTCGCACTACTTCCTCTGA